A part of Micromonospora chersina genomic DNA contains:
- the lgt gene encoding prolipoprotein diacylglyceryl transferase, which yields MTLAPMTPLAALPSPSTAVWQLGPVPIRAYALCIIVGIVVACVVTEYRLRRRGVAPGAVLDIAVWAVPAGIIGARIYHVITSPEKYFGADGQPLKAFAIWEGGLGIWGAVAGGAVGAWFAARQLGIPFAVVADALAPGLPLAQAVGRFGNWFNNELFGGRTSLPWGLQVHVMDPDNPGHALRDDAGKPVLEPGLYHPTFLYEALWNVGVAALVLVLDRKLRLGRGRAFALYVMGYTAGRFWIELMRTDEANHILGVRLNVWTAALVFLGALVYFLRVRGPREYLIPVGEPGPPVPPAGGDVSQVDLSAREAGARPVAPEGYRVVTEEQFRAYRETGAVPAEEPAAADEADRDEADRDEADQAGAEEAAAGADAAEREPADEARPDPDRADEDRAGAGGARPADRDS from the coding sequence GTGACCCTCGCCCCGATGACCCCACTGGCGGCCCTGCCCAGCCCCAGCACCGCCGTCTGGCAGCTCGGACCGGTTCCGATCCGGGCGTACGCGCTCTGCATCATCGTCGGCATCGTGGTGGCCTGCGTGGTCACCGAGTACCGGCTGCGTCGCCGCGGCGTCGCTCCGGGCGCCGTGCTCGACATCGCCGTCTGGGCGGTGCCCGCGGGCATCATCGGCGCCCGGATCTACCACGTGATCACGTCGCCGGAGAAATACTTCGGCGCCGACGGCCAGCCGCTCAAGGCGTTCGCCATCTGGGAGGGCGGCCTCGGCATCTGGGGCGCGGTGGCCGGTGGCGCGGTCGGCGCCTGGTTCGCCGCCCGGCAGCTCGGCATCCCGTTCGCCGTGGTGGCCGACGCGCTGGCGCCGGGGCTGCCACTGGCCCAGGCGGTCGGCCGGTTCGGCAACTGGTTCAACAACGAGCTGTTCGGCGGGCGCACCAGCCTGCCCTGGGGTCTGCAGGTCCACGTCATGGACCCGGACAACCCGGGGCACGCGCTGCGCGACGACGCCGGCAAGCCCGTCCTCGAACCGGGGCTCTACCACCCGACGTTCCTCTACGAGGCGCTCTGGAACGTCGGCGTCGCCGCGTTGGTCCTGGTCCTCGACCGGAAGCTGCGGCTGGGCCGCGGGCGGGCCTTCGCGCTCTACGTCATGGGCTACACGGCGGGCCGGTTCTGGATCGAGCTTATGCGCACCGACGAGGCCAACCACATCCTCGGCGTGCGGCTCAACGTGTGGACCGCCGCGCTGGTCTTCCTCGGCGCGCTCGTCTACTTCCTGCGGGTGCGCGGGCCGCGCGAGTACCTGATCCCGGTGGGCGAGCCGGGCCCGCCGGTCCCGCCCGCCGGCGGCGACGTGTCGCAGGTCGACCTCTCCGCGCGGGAGGCCGGCGCGCGGCCGGTGGCGCCGGAGGGCTACCGGGTGGTGACCGAGGAGCAGTTCCGCGCGTACCGGGAGACCGGCGCGGTCCCCGCCGAGGAGCCGGCGGCGGCCGACGAGGCCGACCGGGACGAGGCTGACCGGGACGAGGCCGACCAGGCCGGGGCCGAGGAGGCCGCCGCCGGGGCGGACGCCGCGGAGCGCGAGCCGGCGGACGAGGCGCGACCCGACCCGGACCGGGCGGACGAGGACCGGGCCGGCGCCGGTGGCGCCCGCCCCGCCGACCGGGACAGCTGA
- a CDS encoding FAD-dependent oxidoreductase — MRSAVVVGAGLGGLATAGALARSGWRVTLLERADRVRPETTAVVLWPNGVRALRALGLGAGLDAIATPLPDGGVRRPDGHWLVQPRPTPAERMPVVVHREDLHDALIAGLGDQVELRTGVTVRTVRAAPGERPAVGDGRHTVEADLVVAADGTDSEIRRQLAPETAVVSSGCAAWRAVIPWYRAPQLPDDQPVHGETLGAGYRFVAASLGDRGTAGASRRGGIYWVATAAGAPRPEPPETQLALLKRWYAGWPAPIATLLDATDPADVVQQEIRELRPLPRSYGFPAGPGGVVLLGDAAHAMPPHLGQGACLAFEDAATLSALLRESRLPDAVTAYDRLRRPRAATMVRQTRRMSAVLQTRGRLALRARDAALGTISPRLRNTAATAAAAWQPPA; from the coding sequence ATGCGGAGCGCGGTGGTGGTCGGCGCCGGCCTCGGCGGGCTGGCGACGGCCGGCGCGCTGGCCCGGTCGGGCTGGCGGGTCACCCTCCTCGAACGGGCCGACCGGGTCCGTCCCGAGACGACCGCCGTGGTGCTCTGGCCCAACGGGGTACGCGCGCTGCGCGCCCTCGGCCTCGGCGCCGGGCTGGACGCGATCGCCACCCCGCTGCCCGACGGCGGTGTCCGCCGCCCCGACGGGCACTGGCTGGTGCAGCCCCGGCCCACCCCGGCGGAGCGGATGCCGGTGGTGGTGCACCGGGAGGACCTGCACGACGCGCTGATCGCCGGGCTCGGTGACCAGGTGGAGCTGCGCACCGGCGTCACCGTGCGGACCGTGCGGGCGGCGCCCGGCGAGCGTCCCGCGGTCGGCGACGGCCGGCACACCGTCGAGGCGGATCTGGTGGTCGCGGCCGACGGCACGGACAGCGAGATCCGCCGGCAGCTCGCCCCGGAGACCGCGGTGGTGAGCTCCGGCTGCGCCGCCTGGCGGGCCGTCATCCCCTGGTACCGGGCCCCGCAGCTCCCCGACGACCAGCCGGTGCACGGCGAGACGCTGGGCGCGGGCTACCGCTTCGTGGCCGCCTCGCTCGGCGACCGGGGCACGGCGGGCGCCTCCCGACGCGGCGGCATCTACTGGGTGGCCACCGCGGCCGGGGCGCCCCGGCCCGAGCCGCCGGAGACCCAGCTCGCCCTGCTCAAGCGCTGGTACGCGGGCTGGCCCGCGCCGATCGCCACGCTGCTCGACGCCACCGACCCGGCCGACGTGGTGCAGCAGGAGATCCGCGAGCTGCGCCCGCTGCCCCGGTCGTACGGCTTCCCGGCCGGTCCGGGCGGGGTGGTGCTGCTCGGCGACGCCGCGCACGCCATGCCGCCGCACCTCGGGCAGGGCGCCTGCCTCGCCTTCGAGGACGCGGCCACCCTGTCGGCGCTGCTGCGGGAGTCCCGCCTCCCCGACGCGGTGACCGCCTACGACCGGCTGCGGCGGCCGCGCGCGGCGACGATGGTGCGGCAGACCCGGCGGATGTCGGCAGTCCTCCAGACCCGGGGCCGGCTGGCGTTGCGCGCCCGCGACGCCGCCCTGGGCACGATCAGCCCGCGACTGCGCAACACGGCGGCGACCGCGGCCGCCGCCTGGCAACCGCCGGCCTGA
- a CDS encoding GNAT family N-acetyltransferase → MDVVRTDALDRLERFYDAVPRDGARAEEHGSLVLFVRDGAGWPFYARPRLDATEAPSLADVTAVRARQRELGLPEAFEWVHEVTPDLLAVARSAGLSVLEAPLMVLEPERLPDPATLSDVPVRVLDPADPGFAADVALRRAVAAVGFSHGGTARGDAGPAERDAAISRLDVAALDEEAVRIADGRRISVLAETPDEGALASGMAMRVDDVAEIAGVATLPAARRRGLGAAVTATLAHRLCAAGTDLIFLSAGSEEIARVYLRVGFRRVGTACIAEPTAVIG, encoded by the coding sequence GTGGATGTCGTACGCACTGACGCGCTCGACCGGTTGGAGCGTTTCTACGACGCGGTGCCCCGGGACGGGGCCCGGGCGGAGGAACACGGTTCCCTCGTGCTGTTCGTCCGGGACGGTGCCGGGTGGCCGTTCTACGCCCGCCCCCGGCTGGACGCCACCGAGGCGCCCTCGCTGGCCGACGTGACAGCCGTCCGGGCCCGGCAGCGGGAACTGGGCCTGCCGGAGGCGTTCGAGTGGGTGCACGAGGTCACCCCCGACCTGCTGGCGGTGGCCCGCTCGGCCGGGCTGAGCGTTCTGGAGGCGCCGCTCATGGTGCTGGAGCCGGAGCGCCTGCCCGACCCGGCGACACTCAGCGACGTACCGGTGCGGGTCCTCGACCCCGCCGACCCCGGCTTCGCCGCCGACGTGGCGCTGCGCCGCGCCGTCGCGGCGGTCGGCTTCTCGCACGGCGGCACGGCACGCGGCGACGCCGGCCCGGCCGAGCGGGACGCCGCGATCTCCCGGCTGGACGTGGCCGCGCTGGACGAGGAGGCGGTCCGCATCGCCGACGGCCGGCGCATCTCGGTGCTCGCCGAGACCCCCGACGAGGGGGCGCTGGCCAGCGGCATGGCCATGCGGGTCGACGACGTGGCGGAGATCGCCGGGGTGGCCACCCTGCCGGCCGCGCGCCGGCGCGGCCTCGGCGCGGCGGTGACCGCCACCCTCGCCCACCGGCTGTGCGCCGCCGGCACCGACCTGATCTTCCTGTCCGCCGGCAGCGAGGAGATCGCCCGCGTCTACCTGCGGGTCGGCTTCCGCCGCGTCGGGACCGCCTGCATCGCCGAACCCACCGCCGTGATCGGCTGA
- the gltB gene encoding glutamate synthase large subunit yields MAFPYPHSPQPAPRTAGLYDPAHEHDACGVAFVADLHGRRSHEVVANGLGALCRLDHRGARGAEHNTGDGAGIMIQVPDAFLRAVVDFPLPPVGQYATGLVFLPDDDAAEARARQVVEKYALVEGADILGWREVPTDPSGLGETALAAMPRVRQLFLAAHRLTGAPAGPAGSPLTGLDLDRVAFCLRKQVERETAERGVPAYFPSLSGRTMVWKGMLTPDQLPAFYPDLTDERVVSAIALVHSRFSTNTFPSWPLAHPYRFIAHNGEINTIRGNRNWMQAREALLRSPNLPGNIRRVFPVCTPAASDSANFDEVLELLHLAGRSLPHAVLMMIPEAWENDPEMRADKRDFYRFHASLMEPWDGPASVAFTDGEIVGAVLDRNGLRPGRWWHTADGLVVLGSEAGVLDLDPATVVAKGRLQPGRMFLVDTVNGRIVSDDEIKTELAAARPYGEWLHAGLIELDELPPREHIVYTHDSVRRRQQTFGYTEEELKILLAPMARGGAEPIGSMGTDTPIAPLSTRPRLLYDYFHQLFAQVTNPPLDAIREELVTSLASTIGPEGNLLDPGPASCRQIVLPYPVIDNDELAKILSIDEDGDLPGFKAVRVSGLYRVRDGGAGIKARLTEICRHVSEAIEDGVRILVLSDRDSNADLAPIPSLLLTAAVHQHLVREQTRTQVALIVESGDCREVHHAAVLIGYGAAAVNPYLAFESVEDMISTGALVGVEPAKAIRNYVKALGKGVLKIMSKMGISTVSSYCGAQVFEAVGLDTRLVQRYFRGTPSTISGIGLAEIHAEVAARHALAWPAPGGRATDRLEVGGEYQWRREGELHLFNPETVFLLQHATRSRQYDVFRQYTAKVDELAARGGSLRGLFSLRTGVRPPVPLDEVEPATEIVKRFATGAMSYGSISAEAHETLAIAMNRLGGKSNTGEGGEDVDRLHDPQRRSAVKQIASGRFGVTSEYLVNADDLQIKMAQGAKPGEGGQLPGNKVWPWIARTRHATPGVGLISPPPHHDIYSIEDLAQLVHDLKCVNPAARVHVKLVSEVGVGTVAAGVAKLKADVILISGHDGGTGASPLNSLKHAGTPWELGLAEAQQTLLLNKLRDRVTVQVDGQLKTGRDVLVAALLGAEEFGFATAPLIVEGCVMMRVCHLDTCPVGIATQNPVLRERFTGRPEFVENFFLFLAEEVRGYLAELGFRSIEEAIGHTELLDVTPAIDHWKGHGLDLSRVLDLPELPEGAARRGIRAQDHGLELALDNQLIALAEPALRDGTPVRVEVAVRNEHRSVGAMLGGEVTRRFGGAGLPDDTVEFLLRGTAGQSFGAFLPRGVTLRLHGDANDYVGKGLSGGRLVVRPDAAAPFAGADADPGRRAEDQIIAGNTILYGATGGEVFLRGRVGERFAVRNSGAVAVVEGVGDHGCEYMTGGTVVVLGPTGRNFAAGMSGGTAFVHRLDRRLVNAELVDLSPLREEERERLHELVQRHFAETDSAVAEELLKRWPEAVEEFTAVVPRDYRRVLEIMRAAEAAGRDVDDAVMSALSPSTAPVPPAPRAVAQEVARA; encoded by the coding sequence GTGGCCTTTCCGTACCCTCACAGCCCCCAGCCGGCCCCGCGGACGGCGGGGCTCTACGACCCCGCGCACGAGCACGACGCCTGCGGTGTGGCCTTCGTGGCCGACCTGCACGGGCGCCGCTCCCACGAGGTCGTCGCGAACGGCCTCGGGGCGCTCTGCCGGCTGGACCACCGGGGCGCCCGGGGCGCGGAGCACAACACCGGTGACGGCGCGGGCATCATGATCCAGGTGCCGGACGCGTTCCTGCGTGCCGTCGTCGACTTCCCGCTGCCGCCCGTCGGCCAGTACGCCACCGGCCTGGTCTTCCTGCCCGACGACGACGCGGCCGAGGCGCGGGCCCGCCAGGTGGTGGAGAAGTACGCCCTGGTCGAGGGGGCCGACATCCTCGGCTGGCGTGAGGTACCCACCGACCCGTCCGGCCTCGGGGAGACCGCCCTCGCGGCGATGCCCCGGGTCCGGCAGCTCTTCCTGGCCGCGCACCGCCTCACCGGCGCGCCCGCCGGGCCGGCCGGCTCCCCGCTGACCGGGTTGGACCTGGACCGGGTGGCGTTCTGCCTGCGCAAGCAGGTCGAGCGGGAGACCGCCGAGCGGGGCGTGCCGGCCTACTTCCCGTCGCTGAGCGGCCGGACCATGGTCTGGAAGGGCATGCTCACCCCGGACCAGCTCCCGGCGTTCTACCCGGACCTGACCGACGAGCGGGTGGTCAGCGCCATCGCGCTGGTGCACTCGCGGTTCTCCACCAACACGTTCCCGTCCTGGCCGCTGGCCCACCCGTACCGGTTCATCGCGCACAACGGCGAGATCAACACGATCCGCGGCAACCGGAACTGGATGCAGGCGCGGGAGGCGCTGCTGCGCAGCCCGAACCTGCCCGGCAACATCCGGCGGGTCTTCCCGGTCTGCACCCCGGCCGCCTCCGACTCGGCCAACTTCGACGAGGTCCTCGAACTGCTGCACCTGGCCGGGCGGAGCCTGCCGCACGCGGTGCTCATGATGATCCCCGAGGCGTGGGAGAACGACCCGGAGATGCGCGCCGACAAGCGCGACTTCTACCGGTTCCACGCCAGCCTGATGGAGCCGTGGGACGGCCCCGCCTCGGTCGCCTTCACCGACGGCGAGATCGTCGGCGCCGTGTTGGACCGCAACGGGCTGCGCCCGGGTCGCTGGTGGCACACCGCCGACGGGCTGGTGGTGCTGGGCAGCGAGGCGGGCGTGCTCGACCTCGACCCGGCCACCGTGGTCGCCAAGGGCCGGCTCCAGCCCGGCCGGATGTTCCTGGTCGACACGGTCAACGGCCGGATCGTCTCCGACGACGAGATCAAGACCGAGCTGGCCGCCGCCCGCCCGTACGGGGAGTGGCTGCACGCCGGCCTCATCGAGCTGGACGAGCTGCCCCCGCGCGAGCACATCGTCTACACCCACGACTCGGTACGCCGCCGGCAGCAGACCTTCGGCTACACCGAGGAGGAGCTGAAGATCCTGCTCGCGCCGATGGCCCGGGGCGGCGCGGAGCCGATCGGCTCGATGGGCACGGACACCCCGATCGCCCCGCTGTCGACCCGGCCGCGGCTGCTCTACGACTACTTCCACCAGCTCTTCGCCCAGGTCACCAACCCGCCGCTGGACGCCATCCGCGAGGAGCTGGTGACCAGCCTGGCGTCCACCATCGGGCCGGAGGGCAACCTGCTCGACCCGGGCCCGGCGAGCTGCCGGCAGATCGTGCTGCCCTACCCGGTGATCGACAACGACGAGCTGGCCAAGATCCTCTCGATCGACGAGGACGGCGACCTGCCCGGCTTCAAGGCGGTCCGCGTCTCCGGGCTCTACCGGGTGCGGGACGGCGGCGCCGGCATCAAGGCCCGGCTCACCGAGATCTGCCGGCACGTCTCCGAGGCGATCGAGGACGGCGTCCGGATCCTGGTGCTCTCCGACCGGGACTCCAACGCCGACCTGGCCCCCATCCCGTCGCTGCTGCTCACCGCCGCCGTGCACCAGCACCTGGTGCGGGAGCAGACCCGCACGCAGGTGGCGCTCATCGTCGAGTCCGGCGACTGCCGCGAGGTGCACCACGCGGCCGTGCTGATCGGCTACGGCGCCGCGGCGGTCAACCCGTACCTGGCGTTCGAGTCGGTCGAGGACATGATCTCCACGGGCGCGCTGGTCGGCGTGGAGCCGGCCAAGGCGATCCGCAACTACGTCAAGGCGCTCGGCAAGGGCGTCCTGAAGATCATGTCGAAGATGGGCATCTCGACGGTCTCGTCGTACTGCGGCGCGCAGGTCTTCGAGGCGGTCGGCCTGGACACCCGGCTGGTCCAGCGCTACTTCCGGGGCACCCCGAGCACGATCAGCGGCATCGGGCTGGCCGAGATCCACGCCGAGGTGGCCGCCCGGCACGCCCTGGCCTGGCCGGCCCCGGGTGGGCGGGCCACCGACCGTCTGGAGGTCGGCGGCGAGTACCAGTGGCGCCGCGAGGGCGAGCTGCACCTGTTCAACCCGGAGACGGTCTTCCTGCTCCAGCACGCCACCCGCAGCCGCCAGTACGACGTCTTCCGGCAGTACACCGCCAAGGTCGACGAGTTGGCCGCGCGGGGCGGCTCGCTGCGCGGGCTGTTCAGCCTGCGTACCGGGGTGCGCCCGCCGGTGCCGCTGGACGAGGTGGAGCCGGCGACCGAGATCGTCAAGCGGTTCGCCACGGGCGCCATGTCGTACGGGTCGATCTCGGCGGAGGCGCACGAGACCCTGGCCATCGCGATGAACCGCCTCGGCGGCAAGTCGAACACCGGCGAGGGCGGCGAGGACGTCGACCGGCTGCACGACCCGCAGCGCCGGTCGGCGGTCAAGCAGATCGCCAGCGGCCGGTTCGGCGTGACGAGCGAATACCTGGTCAACGCCGACGACCTCCAGATCAAGATGGCCCAGGGCGCGAAGCCCGGCGAGGGCGGCCAGCTGCCCGGCAACAAGGTCTGGCCGTGGATCGCCCGGACCCGGCACGCCACCCCGGGCGTCGGCCTGATCTCCCCGCCGCCGCACCACGACATCTACTCGATCGAGGACCTGGCCCAGCTCGTCCACGACCTGAAGTGCGTCAACCCGGCCGCCCGGGTGCACGTCAAGCTGGTCAGCGAGGTCGGGGTGGGCACCGTGGCCGCGGGCGTGGCCAAGCTCAAGGCCGATGTCATCCTGATCTCCGGCCACGACGGCGGCACCGGCGCGTCCCCGCTCAACTCGCTCAAGCACGCCGGCACCCCCTGGGAGCTGGGCCTGGCCGAGGCGCAGCAGACGCTGCTGCTCAACAAGCTCCGCGACCGGGTCACCGTGCAGGTCGACGGCCAGCTCAAGACCGGCCGGGACGTGCTGGTCGCGGCGCTGCTCGGCGCCGAGGAGTTCGGCTTCGCCACCGCCCCGCTGATCGTCGAGGGCTGCGTGATGATGCGCGTCTGCCACCTGGACACCTGCCCGGTCGGCATCGCCACCCAGAACCCGGTGCTGCGCGAGCGCTTCACCGGCCGGCCCGAGTTCGTGGAGAACTTCTTCCTCTTCCTGGCCGAGGAGGTCCGCGGCTACCTGGCCGAGCTGGGCTTCCGCAGCATCGAGGAGGCGATCGGGCACACCGAGCTGCTCGACGTCACCCCCGCGATCGACCACTGGAAGGGCCACGGCCTCGACCTCAGCCGGGTGCTGGACCTGCCCGAGCTGCCCGAGGGCGCCGCCCGGCGCGGGATCCGGGCCCAGGACCACGGCCTGGAGCTGGCGCTGGACAACCAGCTCATCGCCCTGGCCGAGCCGGCGCTGCGTGACGGCACCCCGGTCCGGGTCGAGGTGGCCGTCCGCAACGAGCACCGCAGCGTGGGCGCGATGCTCGGCGGCGAGGTGACCCGCCGGTTCGGCGGCGCCGGACTCCCCGACGACACCGTCGAGTTCCTGCTGCGCGGCACCGCCGGCCAGTCGTTCGGCGCGTTCCTGCCGCGCGGGGTCACCCTGCGCCTGCACGGTGACGCCAACGACTACGTCGGCAAGGGCCTCTCCGGCGGGCGGCTGGTCGTCCGCCCGGACGCCGCCGCGCCGTTCGCCGGCGCCGACGCCGACCCGGGCCGGCGCGCCGAGGACCAGATCATCGCCGGCAACACGATCCTCTACGGCGCCACCGGCGGCGAGGTCTTCCTGCGCGGCCGGGTCGGGGAACGGTTCGCGGTGCGCAACTCCGGCGCGGTGGCCGTCGTCGAGGGCGTCGGCGACCACGGCTGCGAGTACATGACCGGCGGCACGGTGGTGGTGCTCGGGCCGACCGGGCGCAACTTCGCGGCCGGCATGTCCGGCGGCACGGCGTTCGTGCACCGGCTGGACCGGCGGCTCGTCAACGCCGAGCTGGTCGACCTGTCGCCGCTGCGCGAGGAGGAGCGGGAACGCCTGCACGAGCTGGTCCAGCGGCACTTCGCCGAGACCGACTCGGCGGTCGCCGAGGAGCTGCTCAAGCGCTGGCCGGAGGCGGTGGAGGAGTTCACCGCGGTGGTGCCCCGGGACTACCGCCGGGTGCTGGAGATCATGCGGGCCGCCGAAGCCGCCGGCCGTGACGTCGACGACGCGGTGATGAGCGCGCTTTCGCCCTCCACCGCGCCGGTGCCGCCCGCCCCCCGGGCGGTCGCCCAGGAGGTGGCTCGTGCCTGA
- a CDS encoding glutamate synthase subunit beta — protein MPDPNGFLRYDRRLPARRPVPVRIMDWREVYPPAGEELIREQATRCMDCGIPFCHDGCPLGNRIPDWNDLVRTGGWDSAVESLHATNNFPEFTGRLCPAPCEAACVLGLGGQQPVTIKQVEVEIADAAVARGGLRPQPVPAPTGKSVAVVGSGPAGLAAAQQLARAGHAVTVYERDDALGGLLRYGIPDFKLEKRHIDRRLAQLAAEGVRFRTGVNVGVDVTAEELRAEHDAVLLACGALQGRDTPETPGRALRGVHQAMAHLVAANRVVAAAGEGRPALATLPDGTPIDAAGKHVVIIGGGDTAADCLGVAHRQGAAGVHQLDLYPEPPADRDAARDPWPTWPWVLRSYPAHEEGGERVFAVAVQEFVDDGTGQVRAVRIAEVTVEKVDGRRIVTALPGSEREIPADLVLLAIGFEGTEDQPLLAQFGVDRNGRGAVDARPDWQAGADGVFVAGDMHRGASLIVWAIAEGRAAAAAIHAYLGGVGTLPAPVDPARQPLAAR, from the coding sequence GTGCCTGACCCGAACGGTTTCCTGCGCTACGACCGGCGGCTGCCCGCCCGCCGCCCGGTCCCGGTGCGGATCATGGACTGGCGGGAGGTCTACCCGCCGGCCGGCGAGGAGCTGATCCGCGAGCAGGCCACCCGCTGCATGGACTGCGGCATCCCGTTCTGCCACGACGGCTGCCCGCTCGGAAACCGCATCCCGGACTGGAACGACCTGGTCCGCACCGGCGGCTGGGACTCGGCGGTGGAGTCGCTGCACGCCACCAACAACTTCCCCGAGTTCACCGGCCGGCTCTGCCCGGCGCCCTGTGAGGCGGCCTGTGTGCTCGGGCTGGGCGGCCAGCAGCCGGTCACCATCAAGCAGGTCGAGGTGGAGATCGCCGACGCCGCGGTGGCCCGGGGTGGGCTCCGGCCGCAGCCCGTGCCGGCGCCGACCGGGAAGTCCGTCGCCGTGGTCGGCTCCGGCCCCGCCGGTCTCGCCGCCGCGCAGCAGCTCGCCCGGGCCGGCCACGCCGTCACGGTGTACGAGCGGGACGACGCGCTCGGCGGCCTGCTCCGCTACGGCATCCCCGACTTCAAGCTGGAGAAGCGGCACATCGACCGGCGGCTGGCGCAGCTCGCCGCCGAGGGGGTGCGCTTCCGCACGGGGGTGAACGTCGGCGTCGACGTCACCGCCGAGGAATTGCGCGCCGAGCACGACGCGGTGCTGCTCGCCTGCGGCGCGCTGCAGGGCCGGGACACCCCGGAGACGCCGGGGCGGGCGCTGCGCGGCGTACACCAGGCCATGGCGCACCTGGTGGCCGCGAACCGGGTGGTCGCCGCGGCGGGCGAGGGCAGGCCGGCCCTGGCCACGCTTCCCGACGGGACGCCGATCGACGCGGCCGGCAAGCACGTGGTGATCATCGGCGGTGGCGACACGGCCGCCGACTGCCTCGGTGTGGCCCACCGGCAGGGCGCGGCCGGCGTGCACCAGCTCGACCTCTACCCGGAGCCGCCGGCCGACCGGGACGCCGCCCGCGACCCGTGGCCCACCTGGCCGTGGGTGCTGCGCAGCTACCCGGCGCACGAGGAGGGCGGCGAGCGGGTCTTCGCCGTGGCGGTGCAGGAGTTCGTCGACGACGGCACCGGCCAGGTCCGGGCGGTCCGGATCGCCGAGGTGACCGTCGAGAAGGTGGACGGCCGCCGGATCGTCACCGCCCTGCCCGGCTCGGAGCGGGAGATCCCGGCCGACCTGGTGCTGCTCGCCATCGGCTTCGAGGGCACCGAGGACCAGCCGCTGCTGGCCCAGTTCGGGGTGGACCGCAACGGCCGGGGCGCGGTCGACGCCCGCCCCGACTGGCAGGCCGGCGCCGACGGCGTGTTCGTGGCCGGGGACATGCACCGGGGCGCCTCGCTCATCGTCTGGGCCATCGCGGAGGGCCGGGCCGCCGCCGCGGCCATCCACGCGTACCTGGGCGGCGTCGGGACGCTGCCCGCACCTGTCGACCCGGCCCGGCAGCCGCTCGCCGCCCGCTGA
- a CDS encoding MFS transporter, whose translation MALGATFAALRHRNYRIWAAAGFVSVIGTWMQVLGVNWFVLAETGSATSMGFTVLLQALPTLVLSVWGGALADRVPAKPLLIGAQAAHALLAAGLAVVAVTGAGGLPAIYAISLATGAVSAIEGPVMGRWASTLVDRDSLGNALALGSLTNSAGRILGMSLGAVVVAAVGPALLFAANAASFVAVVVALFAVREGERHAGAAAPAEAAPADGGIRAGFRYLLGQPVVLVALALSFVLGSLGRNYQVTMAAMSDGPLHGGASGYGFLSTVFAVGTVLGALFAARRAELSYAVLVGAGLLASGLQIVAGLAPGTLSFAAVILPVAAAAVVIDTTVGARAQLDTDYAMRGRVLAALAVTGSVSAAVGAPLLGWLAEHAGPRQTLVLAGTVTAVATAAAGVALDRLRERRLAHRLTRVLAVPAARPVRRAAATAARVVRPAGAGLVAATAVALPRPTVLAGASPVALPGARRGAGRLRSGRAARAAQDCAGCAPHRGRRRSRWTGLRSPFAHRDGCPAA comes from the coding sequence ATGGCCCTCGGCGCCACGTTCGCCGCGCTGCGCCACCGCAACTACCGCATCTGGGCCGCGGCCGGATTCGTGTCGGTCATCGGTACCTGGATGCAGGTCCTCGGCGTCAACTGGTTCGTGCTGGCCGAGACCGGATCGGCCACCTCGATGGGGTTCACCGTCCTGCTCCAGGCCCTGCCCACGCTGGTGCTCAGCGTCTGGGGTGGCGCGCTCGCCGACCGCGTGCCCGCCAAGCCGCTGCTGATCGGCGCCCAGGCCGCCCACGCGCTGCTCGCCGCCGGGCTGGCCGTGGTCGCCGTCACGGGCGCCGGCGGCCTCCCGGCCATCTACGCGATCTCGCTGGCCACCGGGGCCGTGTCGGCGATCGAGGGTCCGGTGATGGGCCGCTGGGCCTCCACGCTGGTCGACCGGGACAGCCTCGGCAACGCCCTCGCGCTCGGCTCGCTGACCAACTCCGCCGGGCGGATCCTCGGCATGAGCCTCGGCGCCGTCGTGGTCGCCGCCGTCGGTCCCGCGCTGCTCTTCGCCGCGAACGCCGCCAGCTTCGTCGCGGTCGTCGTGGCGCTGTTCGCCGTACGCGAGGGGGAGCGGCACGCCGGTGCGGCCGCGCCCGCCGAGGCGGCGCCGGCCGACGGCGGCATCCGGGCCGGTTTCCGCTACCTGCTGGGCCAGCCGGTGGTGCTGGTGGCCCTGGCGCTCTCCTTCGTGCTGGGCAGCCTGGGCCGCAACTACCAGGTGACCATGGCCGCGATGAGCGACGGGCCGCTGCACGGCGGCGCGTCCGGCTACGGCTTCCTCTCCACGGTCTTCGCCGTCGGCACGGTGCTCGGCGCCCTGTTCGCGGCCCGCCGCGCGGAGCTGAGCTACGCGGTGCTGGTCGGGGCCGGCCTGCTGGCCAGCGGACTGCAGATCGTCGCGGGGCTGGCCCCGGGCACGCTGAGCTTCGCCGCGGTGATCCTGCCGGTGGCGGCCGCGGCGGTGGTCATCGACACCACTGTCGGCGCCCGGGCCCAGCTCGACACCGACTACGCCATGCGCGGGCGGGTGCTGGCCGCCCTGGCGGTCACCGGCTCGGTATCGGCGGCCGTGGGCGCGCCGCTGCTCGGGTGGCTCGCCGAGCACGCCGGCCCCCGGCAGACCCTGGTGCTGGCCGGCACGGTCACCGCCGTCGCCACCGCGGCGGCCGGGGTGGCCCTGGACCGGCTGCGCGAGCGCAGGCTGGCGCACCGGCTCACCCGCGTCCTGGCGGTGCCTGCCGCGCGCCCGGTCCGCCGGGCCGCCGCGACCGCCGCCCGGGTCGTCCGCCCGGCCGGTGCGGGTCTGGTCGCCGCGACCGCCGTGGCGCTGCCCCGCCCGACGGTGTTGGCCGGCGCGTCACCGGTGGCGCTGCCGGGCGCGCGTCGCGGCGCCGGCCGGCTCCGGTCGGGCCGGGCCGCCCGCGCGGCCCAGGACTGCGCGGGCTGCGCGCCGCACCGGGGCCGTCGCCGCTCCCGGTGGACCGGGCTGCGGTCGCCGTTCGCGCACCGCGACGGCTGCCCCGCCGCCTGA